In Salarias fasciatus chromosome 2, fSalaFa1.1, whole genome shotgun sequence, one genomic interval encodes:
- the LOC115405010 gene encoding golgin subfamily B member 1-like, which translates to MQHTQRLDQRLRVLRDEVRTMTQEEQQGERVWREKLQRCQRQLKAKEEEMSRQSQYFENFKVQLQHKLSVARDREQTLQNRIYTLEKQLLEMTVNAVTGMATMRAVRITAGTVTHLEEQHRLSSMRGEGEGEEEKKEERRLQWQSNVATEREERKEDDEGKMENDVGGQNNDAKLPSNEARLQSFIISLQEDLKVLLEREEDRVTEQRGLMEQLQEAQENSHFLGCRVEDMKAEVQQLKLSESSLMEEVDELKEENHRLQQTLREAANQTPNQSFSIPESSCPGSGTSSAGIKPKLPLTLATGMGPSLTGSSGEPSSEEGTVPAVHHQAAAESTHRPADSLSPSPKSKTPSENEPLKHFLCFGSDSNPNFKPPAFTTESLDELKLGDWCSKGIFNVEECPSEESDALRAAYRSLGFGEDLQKLQQQRDHLQAALQHMQEQLQRMSEENTQLKLQLRKLVEEQRSMSEEGSSGGKICRSSPDHGDLPSSSTEDEVTHALPQEDLIQALNRENRALADRIQELFVHIKLREEETVTEQAQLKESISRREDDVVRLEKENQEQACLISELTKKTEDDLNTIMELQQKLLESEEQRQELNDNHPECSNALWLSDHNSVISGSFPLNNKDECADVLKGEEAQLIVNQEIDLLTADSASDCLKSSHSDSLWSNSQKTLHVSVLTDEMVQLTTSIQSLKTEQKVLTDNINALKEQQQDVSLSVHQQTEEKKQLTRAVWGLKEEKDCVSQSLACLKQEKEQLNRTVCGLKDKKDQFDRSMSGVKQEKECLTQSILVIEKDKEAITESLSRVKAERDQIMQSLQSLQAESDELCQAVINLKEERDKLTNSLLCLKEQRDQEQLSDTLKENPAELIKSVKPLKEEKESTVCLKQNRKQIMLVIQGPKEEGSSLQAEDIQTPTEASTERQNLLNADSANVTKKIQSHAGNDAAQRCQTNHTGSLTEEERDLMEEIEALGAKLKRSQEELDKSRVETERLCSELCHSDIRREEAERKAGQAAEKLTRLSDVTSQLEEINKENDNLTTQVRQLQIKVTNLLREKSDILSLKSQTEEQYSILTAQLKAKTVALEELNSEYIVLKRGQGNRDELSAALVSLRTRYNDIRAKYDVLLKRKSQTDLDIAPLKAKLSCLVMKCQERNSLLAQVMKIMHRRGFVDSSLTQQVEMLLKDAALQDYTSAFTPVDVIKKQDHWTGLKPEFISMIQDYSRGFTPDPAPRIVLSKQQQNWVAPEAGTQCCGGETHTSAGVTSNPPTNLQVCIHEVAAAGKKITNSPVKEPASVPESSPAVPLKQSLVTVQQSSHFVSGPEEAGLHHMDGTEKPSSDRSTLIGSSLSRASPSSSAHLSPSRRLSSPEKILHLHEQLQKTLMSSYQDQETRGRQQQSKRGLPRSASENLNASSHTKKQNLSFDVKQTASLPATAASTQAKPPPAETAQPAATNKSATLFNAVISRSAGATFRPGMFTNLPCKGQTSKTTSTPSSSSPVTAAPREDKPISRNGVVTASPETPDALRPASADQNQRTTASDGKSGKPEITASNSTAPEITVSDTASGISGTALGFDFHELAAFCTRSASSSPEKTKKSARERIKADKPKPEAPAAVGFVEVIKTVGQSSLLIGWERPPLDELFCSNGTFVYGYRVFVDGDFHKSVMSSACTKCVLENVDLSVPHHISVQTLGSNGLASDSVHTAYRTSARSAQL; encoded by the exons ATGCAGCACACCCAGAGGCTGGATCAGAGGCTCCGCGTGCTAAGGGACGAGGTCAGGACCATG actcaggaggagcagcaagGGGAGCGGGTGTGGAGGGAGAAACTGCAGCGCTGCCAGAGACAACTGAAGGccaaagaggaggagatgagtcGTCAGTCGCAGTATTTTGAGAACTTTAAAGTGCAGCTCCAACACAAGCTGAGCGTGGCCCGGGACAGAgagcagaccctgcagaaccgcatttacactctggagaagcagctgctggagatgaCTGTGAATGCCGTCACTGGCATGGCAACCATGAGAGCAGTCAGAATTACTGCTGGGACTGTCACACACTTGGAGGAACAACACAGGCTGTCTTCCATGAGAGGAGAGGGTGAaggggaagaggagaaaaaggaggagaggaggctgcaGTGGCAGTCAAACGTGGCGactgagagagaagaaaggaaagaggATGATGAAGGAAAGATGGAAAATGATGTAGGAGGACAAAACAATGATGCAAAACTTCCCTCAAACGAGGCCAGactgcagagcttcatcatCAGCCTGCAGGAAGATCTAAAGGTGCtactggagagagaggaggacagggtgaCTGAGCAGAGGGGCTTAatggagcagctccaggaggCCCAGGAGAACAGCCACTTCCtgggctgcagggtggaggacatGAAGGCAGaagtgcagcagctgaaactttctgaaagcTCCCTGATGGAGGAGGTTGATGAGCTGAAAGAGGAGAaccacagactgcagcagaccCTCAGGGAGGCAGCAAACCAAACACCAAACCAGTCTTTCTCAATCCCTGAGTCCTCATGTCCAGGTTCTGGGACCAGCTCAGCGGGCATCAAGCCTAAACTCCCTCTCACACTCGCCACTGGGATGGGACCGTCTTTGACGGGGAGCTCCGGAGAG CCATCCTCAGAGGAAGGAACAGTTCCAGCTGTTCACCACCAGGCCGCAGCAGAGAGCACACACAGGCCAgcagactctctctctccatcacccAAATCAAAAACCCCATCTGAAAATGAGCCTCTCAAACACTTTCTCTGCTTTGGCTCGGATTCCAACCCCAACTTCAAGCCACCAGCGTTCACTACAGAGTCATTAGACGAGCTAAAACTCGGGGACTGGTGCTCTAAAGGGATTTTTAATGTGGAGGAATGCCCAAGTGAGGAATCTGATGCCCTGAGGGCAGCGTATAGGAGCTTGGGGTTCGGGGAAGATCTTCAAAAGCTTCAGCAGCAACGCGACCACCTCCAGGCTGCCCTGCAGCACATGCAGGAACAGCTGCAGAGGATGAGCGAGGAGAACACTCAGCTGAAATTACAACTCAGGAAACTGGTAGAGGAGCAGCGCTCGATGTCAGAGGAAGGCTCTTCAGGAGGAAAG ATATGCAGAAGTTCTCCTGATCATGGAGATCTTCCATCCTCTTCAACCGAAGACGAAGTAACTCATGCCCTCCCCCAGGAAGATCTCATCCAGGCCCTGAATAGGGAAAATCGGGCGTTGGCTGATCGGATCCAGGAGCTGTTCGTTCACATTaagctcagagaggaggagaccgTGACGGAGCAAGCACAGCTGAAAGAGAGTATCTCAAGGCGAGAGGACGATGTTGTCaggctggagaaggagaacCAGGAGCAAGCATGTTTGATCTCAGAACTTACAAAGAAGACTGAAGATGATCTCAATACTATTATGGAGCTGCAGCAAAAGTTGTTGGAGAGTGAAGAGCAGAGGCAGGAACTCAATGATAATCATCCAGAATGTAGCAACGCTCTGTGGTTAAGTGATCATAATTCTGTAATATCAGGAAGTTTTCCCCTAAACAACAAAGACGAATGCGCAGATGTCCTCAAAGGAGAAGAAGCACAGTTGATAGTCAATCAGGAGATTGACCTTTTGACTGCGGATTCAGCATCTGATTGCCTAAAAAGTAGTCACAGCGACTCATTATGGAGCAACTCACAGAAAACTCTGCATGTCAGTGTACTGACGGATGAGATGGTCCAGCTAACCACATCGATCCAGAGCCTCAAAACAGAGCAAAAAGTCCTGACTGACAATATAAATGCCCTCAAAGAGCAGCAACAAGACGTGAGTCTGTCAGTCCACCAgcagacagaagagaaaaagcAGCTGACACGGGCAGTCTGggggctgaaggaggagaaagactgCGTCTCTCAATCTTTGGCTTGTCTCAAGCAAGAGAAGGAGCAGCTCAATCGGACGGTCTGTGGATTAAAAGACAAGAAAGACCAATTTGATAGGTCCATGAGTGGTGTAAAACAGGAGAAAGAGTGTCTAACACAGTCCATTTTGGTTATTGAAAAGGATAAAGAGGCAATAACAGAGTCTCTCTCCAGAGTAAAAGCAGAGAGGGATCAAATCATGCAGTCACTGCAAAGTTTACAGGCCGAAAGTGATGAGTTGTGCCAGGCAGTGATTAATTtaaaagaggagagagataAACTAACCAATTCCCTCCTGTGTCTCAAAGAACAGAGAGACCAGGAACAATTATCTGATACTCTCAAAGAAAACCCGGCTGAGCTGATAAAGTCAGTCAAACCTctcaaagaggaaaaagaaagcaccgtttgtttgaaacaaaacagaaaacagataaTGTTAGTAATCCAGGGCCCAAAGGAGGAAGGAAGCAGTTTACAAGCCGAAGACATCCAAACACCAACAGAAGCGAGCACTGAGAGGCAGAATCTGCTGAATGCAGACAGCGCTAATGTGACAAAGAAGATCCAAAGTCATGCTGGAAATGACGCTGCACAACGATGTCAAACTAACCACACAGGAAGCCTTACAGAG GAAGAACGTGACCTGATGGAGGAAATTGAAGCCTTGGGGGCAAAATTAAAGAGGTCGCAAGAGGAGCTGGACAAGAGTCGTGTTGAG ACAGAGAGATTGTGCAGTGAGCTGTGTCACTCAGACATCAGGAGGGAAGAGGCGGAGAGAAAAGCAGGTCAGGCGGCTGAAAAGCTGACGAGGCTGTCAGACGTCACCAGTCAACTGGAGGAGATCAACAAGGAAAATGACAACCTCACAACCCAG GTGAGGCAGTTACAGATCAAAGTGACGAACCTGCTCAGGGAGAAGTCTGACATTCTGTCACTCAAGTCTCAAACCGAGGAGCAATACAGTATCCTCACAGCTCAACTCAAAGCTAAG ACCGTCGCTCTGGAGGAGTTGAACTCGGAGTATATAGTGCTGAAAAGAGGACAGGGCAACAGGGATGAACTGAGTGCTGCTCTTGTTTCGCTCAGGACACGATACAATGACATCAGAGCCAAG TATGACGTCctgctgaaaaggaaaagcCAGACTGATCTGGACATAGCGCCCTTAAAG GCCAAGCTGTCTTGCCTGGTGATGAAGTGTCAGGAGAGGAACAGCTTGTTAGCTCAGGTGATGAAGATCATGCACAGAAGAGGCTTCGTGGACTCAAGTCTCACACAGCAGGTTGAGATGCTGCTCAAGGACGCCGCCCTGCAGGACTATACCTCAGCTTTCACCCCCGTGGACGTCATCAAGAAACAGGATCACTGGACTGGATTAAAACCAGAATTCATTTCAATGATTCAAGATTATAGCAGGGGATTCACACCAGACCCAGCACCCCGGATTGTGCTTAGCAAGCAGCAACAAAACTGGGTCGCACCTGAAGCTGGAACACAGTGCTGTGgaggtgaaacacacacttctgctggAGTTACATCAAACCCTCCAACAAACCTACAAGTCTGCATTCATGAagttgcagcagcaggaaagaaaaTCACCAACTCACCTGTGAAGGAGCCTGCTAGTGTGCCAGAGTCATCGCCTGCTGTGCCACTGAAGCAGAGTCTGGTGACCGTCCAG CAGTCATCTCATTTCGTCAGCGGACCTGAGGAAGCTGGACTTCATCACATGGATGGAACAGAGAAACCCTCCTCGGATCGAAGCACTTTGATCGGATCCTCGCTGAGTCgtgcctctccctcctccagcgcACACCTCAGTCCCAGCAGGCGGCTCAGTAGTCCCGAGAAGATCCTCCACTTACatgagcagctgcagaagacGCTGATGAGCAGCTATCAG GATCAAGAAACCAGAGGGAGACAACAACAGTCCAAGAGGGGCCTACCACGCTCTGCTTCGGAAAACCTGAATGCTTCCTCtcacacaaagaagcagaacCTGAGTTTCGATGTTAAACAGACCGCCTCTCTCCCAGCCACCGCCGCTTCCACACAAGCGAAGCCccctccagcagaaacagctcAACCTGCCGCCACAAATAAGTCAGCAACACTCTTCAATGCAGTGATATCTCGGTCAGCCGGTGCAACATTCCGCCCTGGCATGTTTACTAACCTTCCCTGTAAAGGGCAAACATCTAAAACAACATCCACTCCTTCAAGCTCCTCTCCTGTCACTGCGGCGCCGAGGGAAGATAAACCCATTTCAAGGAATGGCGTTGTCACCGCAAGTCCCGAAACACCTGACGCTCTCCGTCCAGCTTCTGCAGATCAGAATCAGAGAACCACTGCCAGCGACGGTAAAAGTGGGAAACCAGAAATAACTGCCTCGAACTCAACTGCCCCAGAGATTACGGTGTCAGACACGGCCTCCGGAATCAGTGGCACTGCCCTTGGATTTGACTTCCATGAACTTGCTGCATTCTGCACTcgctctgcttcttcctctccGGAGAAAACCAAGAAGTCTGCCAGAGAAAGGATCAAGGCCGACAAACCCAAACCAG AGGCTCCAGCTGCGGTTGGCTTCGTTGAGGTCATTAAAACAGTGGGTCAGAGCagcctcctgattggctgggAGAGACCACCGCTCGACGAGCTGTTCTGCAGTAACGGCACTTTTGTCTATGGATACAGG GTGTTTGTCGACGGGGATTTCCACAAATCAGTCATGAGCTCAGCCTGCACGAAG TGCGTTCTGGAGAATGTTGACCTGAGCGTCCCGCACCACATCAGCGTCCAGACTCTGGGATCCAACGGTTTGGCTTCAGACAGCGTCCACACCGCGTACAGGACATCAGCCCGATCAGCCCAGCTCTGA